One window of Saprospiraceae bacterium genomic DNA carries:
- a CDS encoding GH3 auxin-responsive promoter family protein, translating to MSQLLNVLWSQYLKLPRSEMKKFMEFPIEVQSNQLKKIVKATEQTEWGIRYGFNKYKKTSDWKNMLPLQDYESIKHDIHRMMTGEQNVLWPGRIKYYAKSSGTTSDKSKYIPITDPNHKDCHTRGGWRLLAAIYDNVKDCKIIEGKSILLSGSYSSDLPEFPGSTVGDVSAIIYQRINPLAVNRLFPEKEIALLPDFEKKLDIIAKESIHADIRMVAGTPTWAVVLFKKILEQTGKQHMLEVWPKMQVFVHGAVSFVPYREPFREFFPSDSFTYIETYNASEGYFAVQNDKSTHDMLLLLDNGVFYEFIPMEEWDKENPKTIFLEEVELDKNYAMVITTNSGLFRYKIGDTVKFTQKYPYKIVITGRTKQFINVFGEEVMVANTDAALTTTCAEFGVNMVEYTVAPIFLTGSGKGGHEWIIEFENDPKDPDAFARALDANLKKVNSDYEAKRFNDLALERLKLSIAPKSTFFNWMKSRNKIGAQQKVPRLANHREYLDELKKFI from the coding sequence ATGAGTCAGCTTCTCAATGTCTTATGGAGTCAATATCTGAAACTTCCACGTTCAGAAATGAAGAAATTCATGGAATTTCCTATTGAAGTCCAAAGTAATCAACTTAAAAAAATAGTCAAAGCAACCGAACAGACTGAATGGGGAATTCGATATGGATTTAATAAGTATAAAAAAACTTCAGACTGGAAAAACATGCTTCCATTACAAGATTATGAAAGCATAAAACATGATATTCATCGGATGATGACCGGAGAACAAAATGTATTATGGCCTGGGCGAATAAAATATTATGCAAAGTCATCCGGTACTACCAGCGATAAAAGCAAATACATTCCTATAACCGATCCAAATCATAAAGATTGTCACACCAGAGGAGGGTGGAGATTGCTTGCAGCCATTTATGACAATGTCAAAGACTGCAAAATTATAGAAGGCAAAAGCATTTTACTTTCTGGAAGTTATAGCTCCGATTTACCAGAGTTTCCTGGAAGTACGGTAGGTGATGTTTCAGCGATTATTTATCAACGGATTAATCCACTTGCAGTGAATCGGCTGTTTCCAGAAAAAGAAATCGCCCTGCTTCCGGATTTTGAAAAAAAACTGGATATCATTGCCAAAGAAAGCATCCATGCAGACATCAGAATGGTAGCCGGAACACCTACCTGGGCCGTTGTGTTATTTAAAAAAATATTAGAACAAACGGGAAAACAACACATGCTTGAAGTATGGCCTAAAATGCAGGTTTTTGTACATGGGGCTGTAAGTTTTGTTCCGTATCGCGAACCTTTTCGTGAATTTTTTCCGTCAGATTCTTTTACTTATATTGAAACATACAACGCGTCTGAAGGATATTTTGCTGTTCAGAATGACAAATCCACACACGACATGTTGCTTTTATTAGACAATGGCGTGTTTTATGAATTTATTCCAATGGAAGAATGGGATAAAGAAAATCCAAAAACAATTTTTCTTGAAGAGGTGGAATTGGATAAAAATTATGCAATGGTCATAACCACCAATTCCGGTTTGTTCCGATATAAAATTGGAGATACAGTAAAATTTACTCAAAAATATCCATACAAAATTGTGATTACCGGACGCACCAAACAATTTATCAATGTATTTGGTGAAGAAGTGATGGTTGCCAATACCGATGCTGCATTAACTACAACCTGCGCAGAATTTGGCGTAAACATGGTAGAATATACTGTAGCACCAATTTTCTTAACCGGTTCCGGTAAAGGCGGACATGAATGGATTATTGAATTTGAAAATGACCCAAAAGATCCGGATGCTTTTGCCAGAGCTTTGGATGCAAATCTTAAGAAAGTCAACTCCGATTACGAAGCCAAACGTTTCAATGATCTGGCTCTTGAACGATTAAAATTATCAATAGCTCCCAAATCAACTTTTTTTAATTGGATGAAATCACGAAATAAAATTGGCGCTCAACAAAAAGTACCCAGACTTGCCAATCATCGGGAATATCTGGACGAATTGAAAAAATTTATCTAA
- a CDS encoding lytic transglycosylase domain-containing protein encodes MQKPVWIKISLVAGGMLLGALAVFMLHSSEDLPFNNRYDPLPQTIHSIKLADKYDFAGENMPIDYFDVSERLERELLLNSYMHSHTLLHLKLAQRYFPLFERIFAEQGIPDDMKYLAVAESSLRNAVSYAGAKGIWQFKEEAAKELDLEINAYVDERNHPEKASLAACKYLRKMKERFGTWTLAAAAYNMGPTALQKALAEQKENNYYDLNLSEETNRYVFRIVAMKEIMANPEKFGFYSRKNECYPELTKYDLVEVSSSIPDLADFAHEHNITYRQLKLYNPWLIKSDLQVANGKNIPLKFRNKHFRNLYKQQE; translated from the coding sequence ATGCAAAAACCGGTTTGGATTAAAATAAGTCTTGTAGCAGGAGGCATGCTCTTGGGAGCACTGGCTGTATTCATGTTACACAGCTCAGAGGATTTGCCTTTTAACAATCGCTACGATCCCCTTCCACAGACCATTCATTCGATTAAATTGGCTGATAAGTATGACTTTGCTGGAGAAAACATGCCAATAGATTATTTTGATGTATCTGAACGATTGGAACGGGAGTTATTGCTAAATAGCTATATGCACAGTCATACACTCTTGCATTTAAAATTGGCACAACGATATTTTCCACTATTCGAACGGATTTTTGCAGAACAGGGAATTCCTGATGATATGAAATACCTGGCAGTTGCTGAAAGCTCTTTGCGAAATGCAGTATCTTATGCTGGAGCAAAAGGAATCTGGCAGTTTAAAGAAGAAGCTGCCAAGGAATTAGACCTTGAAATAAATGCCTATGTTGACGAACGCAATCATCCTGAAAAAGCAAGCCTGGCTGCTTGTAAATATTTGCGAAAAATGAAAGAACGCTTTGGTACATGGACATTGGCTGCAGCTGCTTACAATATGGGACCAACCGCACTCCAAAAAGCTTTGGCCGAACAAAAAGAAAACAATTATTACGACTTGAATTTAAGTGAAGAAACCAATCGCTATGTTTTTCGTATTGTTGCTATGAAAGAAATTATGGCAAATCCTGAAAAATTTGGATTCTACAGTCGTAAAAATGAATGTTATCCGGAATTGACAAAATATGATTTGGTGGAAGTAAGTTCTTCCATCCCAGATTTAGCGGATTTTGCTCATGAACATAACATTACGTACCGCCAACTAAAATTGTATAATCCCTGGTTGATCAAATCAGATTTACAAGTGGCCAATGGAAAAAATATTCCATTAAAATTCCGAAATAAGCATTTTCGGAATTTATACAAACAACAAGAATAA
- a CDS encoding efflux RND transporter periplasmic adaptor subunit codes for MNQKKGLRWWWWLAIILIPVLIVAAVFKAKSKPKGEEVNLEKVQIRDLVETVTASGKIFPETEIKISSDVSGEIVELYVKEGDSVKVGQILAKVNADAYTSAVERSSAGVNIARTQASSSGNSIENAKQQKTQAKLQYENAKKMHQRNQQLFKDGIISLADLENSETTMKNLEAGFKAAEIMVENAIKGSESAGFQVKDAEALLKEQRTNLGRTIIKAPATGIISKLNVERGERVVGTIQMSGTELMRIADLHAMEVQVEVSENDIVNVKTGDEATIEVDAYQNKKFSGHVTEVANSANNISSIAGNSLSTDQVTKFVVKIRIEKSSYAELVVNNRAPFRPGMSATVEINTHEVKNVLSVPIQAVIAYDPNEEVRKQKEKNDRENKIQQPAAQTEAKEVDDSPYREALFVVHGDTVSRVDVEIGIQDENYIEIKSGISEGDEVVIGPYVALSRKLKNGSKIHRKVEDTKKE; via the coding sequence ATGAATCAGAAAAAAGGCCTGCGCTGGTGGTGGTGGTTAGCAATTATTTTAATTCCAGTTTTAATTGTTGCTGCTGTTTTTAAAGCAAAAAGCAAACCAAAAGGCGAAGAAGTTAATTTGGAAAAAGTACAAATCCGGGATCTGGTTGAGACAGTTACAGCAAGTGGTAAAATTTTTCCTGAAACTGAAATAAAAATTTCATCGGATGTTTCGGGGGAAATTGTTGAGCTGTATGTTAAAGAAGGTGACAGTGTAAAAGTGGGACAAATTCTGGCTAAAGTCAATGCAGATGCTTATACCTCAGCAGTGGAAAGAAGTTCGGCTGGTGTTAACATTGCACGTACACAAGCAAGTTCCAGTGGCAATTCCATTGAAAATGCGAAGCAACAAAAGACACAAGCAAAATTGCAATATGAGAATGCAAAAAAAATGCATCAGAGAAATCAGCAATTGTTTAAAGATGGAATTATTTCTTTAGCAGACCTTGAAAATTCGGAAACTACTATGAAAAATCTGGAAGCAGGTTTTAAAGCTGCAGAAATCATGGTTGAAAATGCAATCAAAGGATCGGAGTCTGCTGGATTTCAAGTAAAGGATGCTGAGGCCTTGTTAAAAGAACAGCGCACCAATTTAGGTCGAACGATTATTAAAGCACCTGCAACCGGTATTATATCAAAATTAAACGTTGAACGCGGTGAACGGGTCGTTGGAACCATTCAAATGAGTGGGACGGAGTTAATGCGCATCGCAGACCTGCATGCAATGGAAGTTCAGGTTGAAGTAAGTGAGAATGATATTGTGAATGTAAAAACGGGTGATGAAGCAACTATTGAAGTAGATGCATATCAGAATAAAAAGTTTAGCGGGCATGTGACCGAAGTGGCAAACAGTGCAAATAATATCAGTTCGATAGCAGGCAATTCTTTATCAACAGATCAGGTTACTAAATTTGTGGTTAAAATTCGCATTGAGAAATCATCCTATGCAGAATTAGTTGTAAATAATCGGGCACCGTTTCGACCTGGAATGTCTGCAACTGTAGAGATCAATACCCATGAAGTTAAAAATGTTTTGAGTGTACCCATTCAGGCAGTCATTGCTTATGATCCCAATGAGGAAGTGAGGAAACAAAAAGAAAAGAATGACCGGGAAAATAAAATTCAACAGCCAGCAGCTCAGACGGAAGCAAAGGAAGTTGATGATTCACCTTATCGGGAAGCATTGTTTGTGGTGCATGGCGATACGGTTTCACGAGTTGATGTAGAAATTGGGATTCAGGATGAAAATTACATCGAAATTAAATCAGGAATTTCTGAAGGAGATGAAGTGGTTATTGGACCCTATGTGGCATTATCCCGCAAACTTAAAAATGGTTCGAAGATTCATCGAAAAGTAGAAGACACTAAGAAAGAATAA
- a CDS encoding PadR family transcriptional regulator has translation MKIENAIAQMKKGVLDLCILSIINEEEAYPSDMINRLKSADLIVVEGTLYPILSRLKNSGLLEYHWKESNAGPPRKYFTITEEGKQALNVLLQSWHQFVQSVNQSITIIKTENEQNT, from the coding sequence ATGAAAATTGAAAATGCCATCGCACAAATGAAAAAAGGAGTTCTGGATCTTTGCATTCTTTCCATTATCAATGAAGAAGAAGCCTATCCTTCTGATATGATTAATCGCTTAAAATCAGCTGATCTGATCGTAGTAGAAGGCACCCTTTACCCAATTTTAAGCAGGTTAAAAAATAGCGGATTGCTGGAATACCATTGGAAAGAATCCAATGCCGGACCACCCAGAAAGTACTTTACCATTACGGAAGAAGGGAAACAAGCATTAAATGTGTTGCTACAAAGCTGGCATCAATTTGTACAAAGTGTCAATCAATCTATTACAATTATAAAAACTGAAAATGAACAAAATACATAA
- a CDS encoding ATP-binding cassette domain-containing protein — protein MIRAEHIFKNFNEQVVLNDVSCTFVQGKANLIIGRSGAGKTVLLKILIGLIKPSAGNVFYDQIDFYSLNKQQTRELRMQIGMLFQGSALFDSMNVEDNIRFPLDMFSNMTRKEKDKRVDYCLERVNLTGNNKKYPSELSGGMQKRVGIARAIVLKPKYLFCDEPNSGLDPKTSLVIDELIYAITKEENIITVINTHDMNSVMEIGDNIILIHEGQLAWTGTKEEVLSSKNEILQGFIFASPFLQRLKAKMNM, from the coding sequence ATGATACGAGCCGAACACATCTTTAAAAATTTTAACGAACAAGTTGTACTCAATGATGTGTCTTGCACATTTGTACAAGGCAAAGCCAATTTGATTATTGGTCGGTCCGGTGCAGGAAAAACGGTCCTGCTAAAAATACTGATCGGACTTATTAAACCCAGTGCTGGAAATGTATTTTATGATCAAATTGATTTTTATTCATTAAACAAACAACAAACTCGTGAATTGCGCATGCAAATTGGCATGTTGTTTCAAGGGTCTGCATTGTTTGATTCTATGAATGTGGAAGATAATATTCGATTTCCATTGGATATGTTTTCCAACATGACGCGTAAAGAAAAAGACAAACGCGTTGACTATTGTCTCGAACGGGTAAACCTTACCGGAAATAATAAAAAATATCCTTCGGAGTTATCCGGAGGCATGCAAAAACGGGTAGGAATTGCACGAGCCATTGTGTTGAAACCAAAATATTTATTTTGCGATGAACCCAATTCAGGATTAGATCCAAAAACATCCCTGGTAATTGATGAATTGATTTATGCAATTACCAAAGAGGAAAATATTATTACCGTAATCAATACCCATGACATGAACAGTGTAATGGAAATAGGTGACAATATTATTTTAATTCATGAAGGTCAATTAGCCTGGACTGGTACAAAGGAAGAAGTATTAAGCAGTAAAAATGAAATTTTACAGGGATTCATTTTTGCCTCTCCATTTTTACAAAGGTTGAAAGCAAAGATGAACATGTAA
- a CDS encoding aldehyde dehydrogenase, with product MQFIENFINGSYCAPADSAYLDNVNPATGLIISKIPRSNKNDLDRAVQAANAAFPTWAACPQEQRFLILNKIAEGIESNLTALAQAETNDTGKAISHSLQIDIPRAASNFRFFATASMQFASEAHEMPNRAINYTLRQAIGIVGCISPWNLPLYLFTWKIAPALATGNCVIAKPSELSPTTAYLLGKICQEAGLPDGVLNIIHGYGTEAGEAMIQHPEIKAISFTGGTKTGNHIAAQVAPRFKKLSLELGGKNPCLVFADCDYEHTLKQVVRLAFSNNGQICLCGSRILIEESIYDRFKTDFLGKVDKMFPSDPLESDCKMGSLISKDHLNKVLNYIELAKQEGGTILTGGNQIKLAGRCEGGAFIKPCVIEGLGPACRTNMEEIFGPVVTLQSFKSDEEALALANASDYGLASTLWTTNLNRAHRMAEQIHTGIVWINCWLLRDLRTPFGGMNDSGVGREGGFEAMRFFTEPKNVCINYNSNPI from the coding sequence ATGCAGTTTATTGAAAATTTTATTAATGGATCGTATTGTGCCCCTGCTGATTCAGCGTATTTAGACAATGTGAATCCGGCTACCGGATTAATCATTTCAAAAATTCCAAGAAGCAATAAAAACGACTTAGACAGAGCCGTCCAGGCAGCAAACGCTGCTTTTCCTACATGGGCTGCATGCCCACAGGAACAGCGCTTTTTAATTCTCAACAAAATTGCTGAAGGCATTGAATCAAATTTAACAGCATTGGCACAGGCTGAAACGAATGATACCGGGAAAGCAATCAGCCATTCATTACAAATAGATATTCCAAGAGCTGCATCCAATTTTAGATTTTTTGCAACGGCTTCCATGCAATTTGCATCTGAAGCTCATGAAATGCCAAATCGGGCTATTAATTATACGCTTAGACAAGCTATTGGCATCGTGGGATGTATTTCCCCCTGGAATTTACCACTCTATCTTTTTACATGGAAAATTGCTCCAGCACTCGCTACCGGAAATTGTGTAATTGCAAAACCCTCTGAATTGAGTCCGACAACTGCTTATCTTTTAGGTAAAATTTGTCAAGAGGCTGGTTTACCGGATGGTGTCTTAAATATAATTCACGGTTATGGCACGGAAGCTGGAGAAGCCATGATTCAACACCCTGAAATAAAAGCAATTTCATTTACCGGTGGAACAAAAACGGGAAACCACATTGCCGCTCAGGTAGCTCCCCGATTTAAAAAATTAAGTCTTGAATTAGGAGGTAAAAATCCTTGTCTGGTCTTTGCTGATTGTGATTATGAACACACCCTGAAGCAAGTCGTCCGTTTGGCATTTTCAAATAACGGACAAATTTGTCTATGTGGCAGTCGGATTTTAATTGAAGAAAGCATTTACGACCGATTTAAAACAGATTTTCTAGGAAAGGTTGATAAAATGTTCCCTTCAGATCCTTTGGAGTCTGATTGTAAAATGGGTTCTCTCATATCCAAGGACCATCTGAATAAAGTTTTAAATTATATTGAATTGGCAAAACAAGAGGGCGGGACCATTCTAACTGGAGGAAATCAAATCAAATTAGCCGGTAGGTGTGAAGGAGGAGCCTTTATAAAACCCTGTGTAATCGAAGGTTTGGGACCTGCTTGTCGAACCAACATGGAAGAAATCTTTGGGCCTGTGGTTACCTTACAATCGTTTAAATCGGATGAAGAAGCTCTGGCGCTTGCAAATGCAAGTGACTACGGATTGGCATCGACTCTTTGGACCACTAATTTGAACCGAGCCCACCGAATGGCCGAACAAATTCATACGGGCATTGTTTGGATTAATTGTTGGCTGTTACGGGATTTACGAACTCCTTTTGGTGGAATGAATGATTCCGGAGTGGGTAGAGAAGGCGGATTTGAAGCGATGCGTTTTTTTACCGAACCTAAAAATGTTTGTATCAATTATAATTCAAACCCCATTTAA
- a CDS encoding M2 family metallopeptidase, whose amino-acid sequence MKLQIAVIAILAICSCKPTVQTPVAPPVKEEAQSFLDSYNTEFQKLYTIASEAEWISQTHIVEGDTTNATRTKAANEALAKFTGSEENINACKKYLALKDSLETLQITQLEAILYAAGDNPAVAKELVAQRIAAGTAQTEKMYGFKFQLNGKEVDPNKIDDILKDNTNLKERLAAWNASKELGKALKPGLINLRDLRNKTVQAIGYSDYFNYQVSEYGMDADQMMVDCRNMIRDAWPLYRELHTYARYELAKKYKEKNVPDLLPAHWLPNRWGQDWSALVAVEGFDLDKIIKAKGDKWCVEQAERFYVSLGFDSLPESFYQKSDLYALAPGTQYKKNTHASAWHLDLNQDVRSLMSIEANSEWYETTHHELGHIYYYLEYAKPGIPFVLRKGANRAYHEAIGSMMGLAAMQKPFLQNLGLVDEKTKIDQTQILLKEALNYIVFIPWSAGVMTHFEHDLYHNNLSPDQWNKSWWDYVQKFQGIAPPAARDEIYCDAATKTHINDDAAQYYDYALSFVLLFQMHDHIAQTILKQEPQATNYFGNKEIGKFLHHILSKGAIEDWKKLLKDNTGEDLNAKAMLRYFEPLMTYLKEVNKGRSYTLPESI is encoded by the coding sequence ATGAAACTTCAAATCGCGGTCATCGCAATTCTTGCAATCTGCTCATGCAAACCAACTGTTCAGACACCTGTTGCTCCTCCCGTCAAAGAGGAAGCACAGTCTTTTTTAGATAGCTATAATACAGAATTTCAAAAATTATATACCATCGCGTCTGAAGCAGAGTGGATATCTCAAACACATATTGTTGAAGGAGATACAACCAATGCGACTCGGACCAAAGCAGCCAATGAAGCATTAGCAAAATTTACCGGGAGCGAAGAAAACATCAACGCGTGTAAAAAATATTTAGCATTAAAAGATTCCTTGGAAACACTACAAATAACACAGCTAGAAGCCATTTTGTATGCTGCAGGTGATAATCCCGCTGTTGCAAAAGAATTGGTAGCACAACGAATTGCAGCGGGTACTGCTCAAACTGAAAAAATGTATGGGTTTAAATTTCAACTCAATGGAAAAGAAGTTGACCCTAACAAAATTGATGATATTTTAAAAGATAATACCAATCTCAAAGAACGACTCGCTGCCTGGAATGCAAGCAAAGAACTGGGTAAAGCGCTTAAGCCGGGATTGATTAATCTCAGGGATCTTAGAAATAAAACGGTACAGGCTATTGGATATTCTGATTATTTTAATTATCAGGTTTCAGAATACGGCATGGATGCAGATCAGATGATGGTTGATTGTCGAAACATGATTCGGGATGCCTGGCCCTTGTATCGGGAATTGCATACCTATGCACGTTACGAGCTTGCAAAAAAATACAAAGAAAAAAATGTACCGGATCTTTTGCCTGCACATTGGCTTCCTAATCGTTGGGGACAGGATTGGTCTGCACTGGTAGCTGTGGAAGGATTTGATCTTGACAAAATCATAAAAGCCAAAGGAGATAAATGGTGTGTGGAACAAGCAGAACGTTTTTATGTAAGTCTTGGTTTTGACAGCCTACCTGAATCATTTTATCAAAAATCTGATCTCTATGCCTTAGCTCCCGGTACACAATACAAAAAAAATACACATGCATCTGCATGGCATTTGGATCTTAATCAAGATGTTCGTTCTTTAATGAGCATTGAAGCCAATTCCGAATGGTATGAAACCACCCATCATGAATTAGGTCATATCTATTATTATTTAGAATATGCAAAGCCTGGTATTCCATTCGTATTGCGGAAAGGAGCCAATCGCGCATATCATGAAGCAATTGGAAGCATGATGGGTTTGGCTGCTATGCAAAAACCCTTTCTCCAAAATCTGGGCCTGGTAGATGAAAAAACAAAAATTGATCAAACGCAAATTCTATTAAAAGAAGCCTTAAACTACATTGTGTTTATTCCTTGGAGTGCCGGTGTGATGACGCATTTTGAACACGATTTATATCATAACAATTTGTCTCCTGATCAATGGAATAAAAGTTGGTGGGATTATGTCCAAAAGTTTCAGGGAATTGCGCCTCCTGCTGCACGTGATGAAATTTATTGTGATGCCGCAACGAAAACACATATCAATGATGATGCAGCTCAATATTATGATTATGCATTGTCCTTTGTGTTATTATTTCAAATGCACGACCATATAGCTCAAACTATATTAAAGCAAGAGCCGCAGGCTACTAATTATTTTGGCAATAAAGAAATTGGCAAATTCTTACACCACATTCTTTCAAAAGGTGCAATTGAAGACTGGAAAAAATTATTGAAAGACAATACAGGAGAGGATTTAAATGCGAAAGCGATGCTGCGCTACTTTGAACCATTGATGACGTATTTAAAAGAAGTTAATAAAGGAAGAAGCTATACCCTTCCGGAATCCATCTAA
- a CDS encoding PspC domain-containing protein, which produces MNKIHNINVGGFPFAVNEDAYFKLDQYLVQLDRHFSKSEGHHEIMGDIESRIAELFKEYMKGMSIVTLQHVDQMIQVMGTEERFEGQPDYEEPRTSAYGEYRLGKRLFRDPYDKKISGVCSGIAHYIGVDDPVWVRLTFVLLGFAGFGIVTYLILMLIVPEAVTAADRLAMKGKPINIHNIANKVEEEIDDLTDRFDEWRDKWRKKRRR; this is translated from the coding sequence ATGAACAAAATACATAACATCAATGTCGGAGGCTTTCCATTTGCTGTCAATGAAGATGCCTATTTCAAATTAGATCAATACCTGGTTCAGCTGGATCGCCATTTTTCAAAATCGGAAGGCCATCATGAAATCATGGGAGATATTGAATCCCGGATTGCAGAGCTTTTTAAAGAATACATGAAAGGCATGTCCATTGTAACCCTTCAGCATGTAGACCAAATGATTCAAGTCATGGGAACCGAAGAACGTTTTGAAGGGCAGCCTGATTATGAAGAACCCCGGACTTCTGCATATGGTGAATACCGTCTTGGTAAACGGCTATTTAGAGATCCATACGATAAAAAAATCTCCGGTGTTTGTTCTGGAATTGCGCATTATATAGGCGTTGATGATCCTGTTTGGGTAAGATTGACCTTTGTTTTATTAGGTTTTGCCGGATTTGGAATTGTGACTTATCTTATCTTGATGCTTATTGTGCCTGAAGCAGTCACCGCAGCGGATCGCCTTGCGATGAAAGGCAAACCCATCAATATTCACAATATTGCAAATAAAGTAGAAGAAGAAATCGATGATTTAACAGATCGTTTTGACGAGTGGCGGGATAAGTGGCGCAAGAAACGGCGTCGCTAA
- a CDS encoding TolC family protein codes for MRYTYLILFSFLFQGLQAQEQWNLASCVEHALKNNVGLQQSKISVDEAALTVKENKHKQIPDLNGSINGGISFGRNIDPTSNSFTTENIISANYTLASGVTLFQGALIRNSIKQSKLSLDASTKEYQQATNDLALTIATYYLNVLLNEERLEMAEKNTENVKLQLIQMEKMIQSGVKPEADAIEIKSQLARMEQTQVSAENGLDIAWLTLKQAMRLDPSKKLLLERLTEEQLNGVQLENYTFESLSETAAQSQSGLQAAYKRLEAARMGEKIAKALYYPSLFLNASIGSRFSDAAIRPLDYSTSRILVPGIYIDGKSVLFEQDYPTVKSTEVIPFKDQYDQFLGYGVGLNLNIPIYNQRSTKTRVQKAALATKSSELQAELQKEKLNQDVYQAIANVRAAKKEFEASKRALDATSYSADKTQKRFELGLANVFELNLSQTNLQNAQSTLVIAKYDLVFKQKVLDYYAGKPIKL; via the coding sequence ATGCGCTATACCTATTTAATCTTATTTAGTTTTCTGTTTCAGGGACTTCAAGCTCAGGAACAATGGAATCTCGCCAGCTGTGTTGAACATGCATTAAAAAACAATGTAGGCTTGCAACAAAGCAAAATTTCAGTCGATGAAGCGGCTTTGACTGTAAAAGAAAATAAACACAAGCAAATACCGGATTTAAATGGAAGTATCAATGGAGGGATCAGCTTTGGTCGAAACATAGATCCAACCAGCAACAGTTTTACAACCGAAAATATTATTTCTGCCAATTATACATTGGCCTCCGGTGTGACTTTATTTCAAGGCGCATTGATTCGCAATTCGATAAAACAAAGTAAACTGAGCCTGGATGCAAGCACCAAAGAATACCAGCAAGCAACCAATGATCTTGCTTTGACCATTGCGACCTATTATTTAAATGTATTATTGAATGAGGAGCGATTGGAAATGGCGGAAAAAAACACTGAGAATGTTAAACTGCAATTAATCCAAATGGAAAAAATGATCCAGTCGGGTGTTAAACCGGAAGCGGATGCCATTGAAATTAAATCGCAATTGGCCAGAATGGAACAAACACAAGTCAGTGCAGAAAATGGATTGGATATCGCTTGGTTGACTTTAAAGCAAGCGATGCGATTGGATCCTTCAAAGAAATTGCTTTTAGAACGTCTTACTGAAGAGCAATTGAATGGCGTTCAACTTGAAAATTATACTTTCGAGTCCCTATCCGAAACAGCTGCGCAATCCCAATCAGGCTTGCAAGCTGCCTATAAACGATTGGAGGCAGCCAGAATGGGCGAAAAGATTGCAAAGGCTTTGTATTATCCTTCGCTTTTTTTAAATGCAAGTATTGGTTCCCGTTTTTCAGATGCTGCCATTAGACCCTTAGATTACAGTACTTCCAGAATTTTAGTTCCAGGGATTTACATAGATGGAAAATCTGTATTATTCGAACAAGATTATCCAACAGTTAAATCAACCGAGGTCATTCCATTTAAAGATCAATACGATCAATTTTTGGGATATGGAGTCGGATTAAATTTGAATATCCCAATTTATAATCAGCGAAGTACAAAAACGAGGGTACAAAAAGCAGCATTGGCTACTAAGTCGTCTGAGCTGCAAGCTGAATTGCAAAAAGAAAAATTAAATCAAGATGTATACCAGGCGATTGCCAATGTCCGAGCAGCTAAAAAAGAGTTTGAAGCATCCAAACGCGCTCTGGATGCAACGAGCTATTCCGCTGACAAAACGCAAAAGCGATTTGAGCTGGGACTTGCAAATGTATTTGAATTAAATTTGAGTCAAACAAATTTGCAAAATGCACAAAGCACCCTGGTCATTGCAAAATATGATCTGGTTTTTAAACAAAAGGTTCTGGATTATTATGCCGGAAAACCAATAAAACTTTAA